The following proteins are encoded in a genomic region of Planococcus lenghuensis:
- a CDS encoding sugar ABC transporter permease has translation MTRQTTTAEGATPPRSGLSFKFDLQAYTLIIALVLIALIFGFFTGGEFLSSRNISNLFTQMAVIAVLAVGMTLVIVAGHIDLSVGALLGLAGGIAAILQVWYDWNTVAAVAAAIAVGALLGLWQGWWVAYRAVPAFIVTLGGMLIFRGILIGLSNGQTVAPLDDSFKVIGNSYFPYIPGYILAVVGIVLLVVWTVRNRAKREKMHLLVPPATIDYGKVAAYAVFILLAVYMLNRYLGTPVPFLIVLAIAGVFIFITNKTSFGRYIYAIGGNQEAAALSGINIKRNTLWVFVIMGALSGVAGVLLTSRLNAATVSAGTSYELDAIAACVIGGTSLMGGKGKIVGALIGALIMASIDNGMSMMNIGAYWQYIVKGLILILAVWIDISSKK, from the coding sequence ATGACCAGACAGACAACAACAGCTGAAGGCGCAACGCCGCCGCGAAGCGGATTAAGCTTCAAATTTGATCTTCAGGCATACACGTTGATCATCGCGCTCGTACTGATCGCACTCATTTTCGGTTTTTTCACAGGCGGTGAATTCCTATCCTCAAGGAATATCTCCAATCTGTTTACGCAAATGGCAGTCATTGCGGTGCTGGCTGTCGGAATGACGCTCGTAATTGTGGCGGGCCATATCGATCTGTCCGTCGGTGCGCTTCTGGGACTGGCGGGCGGAATTGCTGCGATTCTCCAGGTCTGGTATGACTGGAACACCGTAGCAGCGGTTGCAGCAGCGATTGCGGTCGGTGCGCTTCTTGGATTATGGCAGGGCTGGTGGGTCGCTTACCGGGCAGTTCCGGCCTTCATCGTTACGCTCGGCGGCATGCTGATTTTCCGGGGCATCCTGATCGGTCTCAGTAACGGGCAGACAGTCGCACCGCTCGATGACAGCTTCAAAGTCATCGGCAATAGTTATTTTCCATATATCCCGGGATACATTCTGGCTGTAGTGGGTATTGTTCTGTTAGTGGTATGGACAGTCAGAAACCGGGCGAAACGGGAAAAGATGCACCTGCTCGTTCCGCCGGCGACAATCGATTACGGAAAAGTGGCAGCCTATGCCGTGTTCATTTTGCTGGCGGTCTACATGCTCAACCGGTACTTAGGAACGCCGGTTCCGTTCCTGATCGTTCTGGCCATCGCCGGTGTCTTCATCTTTATCACGAACAAAACATCGTTCGGCCGCTATATTTATGCGATCGGCGGCAATCAGGAAGCAGCTGCGCTTTCCGGCATTAACATTAAGCGCAATACGCTTTGGGTATTCGTCATCATGGGTGCATTAAGCGGTGTGGCCGGCGTCTTGCTGACAAGCCGGCTGAACGCGGCGACTGTAAGCGCCGGCACAAGCTATGAGCTTGATGCCATCGCAGCCTGCGTCATCGGCGGAACAAGCCTCATGGGCGGTAAAGGGAAAATCGTCGGTGCCCTGATCGGTGCGCTGATCATGGCAAGCATCGATAACGGCATGAGCATGATGAATATCGGAGCCTACTGGCAGTATATTGTGAAAGGCCTGATCTTGATCCTGGCCGTCTGGATTGATATCTCCAGTAAAAAGTAG
- a CDS encoding Gfo/Idh/MocA family protein produces MTTIRWGVLSTANIARTQLIPAIKQAGNAEIAAIASRGPKAHDAAAELKIPKAYETYEELLEDPEIDAVYIPLPNHLHKEWVFKAAERGKHILCEKPAALNAKDTEEMIHFCRERNVKFMEAFMYQFHPQHARVREIIKSGEIGEVKLMKSSHSFNFQNREGDIRMAKEMGGGSLYDVGCYSVHAIRTVLESEPAEVQARAEIDEVTGVDTSAYVFLELENGIPAIFDCSFDTANRNEYEVIGTEGTIKVPYAFRPDQNGGIGPVIVTTGNTSREEKIAGSIYQLEVEHFSAAILNDAAPVYSGESAVANMRVLDACFTSMATGKRISLRSDGAEVK; encoded by the coding sequence ATGACAACAATTCGATGGGGTGTCTTAAGCACAGCGAATATTGCAAGAACGCAATTGATCCCGGCCATTAAGCAAGCAGGCAATGCGGAAATCGCAGCCATAGCGAGCAGAGGGCCGAAAGCGCATGATGCGGCAGCGGAACTAAAAATTCCAAAAGCATACGAAACGTATGAGGAGTTGCTGGAGGACCCTGAAATTGATGCGGTCTATATCCCGTTGCCAAATCACTTACATAAAGAATGGGTGTTCAAGGCGGCTGAGCGGGGGAAACACATCCTGTGCGAGAAGCCTGCAGCCCTGAACGCGAAGGATACCGAAGAAATGATCCATTTCTGCCGGGAGCGGAACGTGAAATTCATGGAAGCGTTCATGTATCAATTTCATCCGCAGCATGCACGGGTGCGTGAGATTATCAAATCCGGTGAAATCGGAGAAGTGAAGCTGATGAAATCCAGCCACTCGTTTAATTTTCAAAACCGGGAAGGCGATATCCGGATGGCGAAGGAAATGGGCGGCGGCAGCCTGTATGATGTGGGCTGTTACTCGGTCCATGCAATCCGGACCGTGTTGGAGTCAGAACCTGCTGAAGTGCAGGCGAGAGCAGAAATAGACGAGGTGACCGGCGTCGATACATCCGCTTATGTCTTTCTGGAACTTGAAAACGGCATCCCTGCAATCTTTGACTGCAGTTTTGATACGGCAAACCGGAATGAGTACGAAGTCATCGGCACAGAAGGCACGATTAAAGTGCCGTATGCATTCCGGCCCGACCAGAACGGCGGTATTGGCCCGGTGATTGTCACCACGGGAAATACGAGCCGGGAAGAGAAGATTGCCGGCAGCATCTATCAGCTGGAAGTGGAGCATTTTTCTGCAGCGATTCTGAATGATGCGGCACCGGTGTATTCAGGAGAATCGGCAGTGGCCAATATGCGGGTTCTTGACGCCTGCTTCACGTCGATGGCGACCGGCAAACGGATCAGCCTGAGATCGGATGGTGCTGAAGTAAAATGA